One part of the Vicia villosa cultivar HV-30 ecotype Madison, WI linkage group LG6, Vvil1.0, whole genome shotgun sequence genome encodes these proteins:
- the LOC131610711 gene encoding violaxanthin de-epoxidase, chloroplastic, with protein sequence MYMATLGANSSIIIKTDLRFHRSITTTTTSRFQYSPTCTVALLKLVSFTRKPLHHSRGLGWQCQHHKGEHHSSPNPAQILEIGFNRMVVSLQDWRNLRVMELAGLLLCILMVVPSADAVDALKTCACLLKECRPELAKCLSNPSCAANIACLQTCNNRPDETECQIKCGDVFENSVVDEFNECAVSRKKCVPKKSDVGEFPVPNPDVLVKSFNISDFSGKWYITSGLNPTFDAFDCQLHEFRTEANKLVGNITWRIPTPDGGFLTRSALQKFVQDPENPGILYNHDNEYLNYQDDWYILSSQIENKPDDYIFIYYRGRNDAWDGYGGAVVYTRSSVLPESIVPELEKTAKSVGRDFSKFIRTDNTCGPEPSIVERLEKKVEEGEKTIVREVEELEEEVEKVGKTEMNLLQKLAEGFKIFQEDEENFLRGLSKEEMEILNSLKLEADEVEKLFGRALPLRKLR encoded by the exons atGTATATGGCAACATTGGGTGCAAACTCAAGTATTATTATTAAAACTGATTTAAGGTTTCACagatcaataacaacaacaacaacttcaaggTTTCAGTATTCTCCTACTTGTACTGTGGCACTTCTCAAACTAGTGTCTTTCACTAGAAAACCTCTTCATCATTCTCGCGGTTTAGGATGGCAATGTCAACACCACAAAGGGGAACACCATTCTTCTCCCAATCCTGCACAGATATTAGAAATTGGGTTCAATAGGATGGTTGTTTCTCTTCAAGATTGGAGAAATTTACGCGTCATGGAACTAGCTGGCTTGTTGCTTTGTATTTTAATGGTTGTTCCATCAGCTGATGCTGTTGATGCTCTCAAAACTTGTGCCTGTTTGCTCAAGGAATGCAG GCCAGAATTAGCCAAGTGTCTTTCAAACCCATCATGTGCTGCCAATATTGCTTGTCTCCAAACTTGCAACAATAGACCTGATGAAACTGAATGCCAG ATAAAATGCGGAGACGTGTTTGAAAACAGTGTGGTTGATGAATTCAACGAGTGTGCCGTCTCAAGGAAGAAATGTGTACCTAAGAAATCTGATGTGGGAGAGTTTCCTGTTCCAAATCCGGATGTCCTTGTCAAGAGCTTTAATATTTCAGATTTTAGTGGCAAGTGGTACATCACTAGTGGATTAAATCCCACTTTTGATGCCTTTGACTGCCAGTTACATGAATTTCGCACAGAAGCCAATAAACTTGTTGGTAATATAACATGGAGAATACCAACTCCAGATGGTGGATTTCTTACCAGGTCAGCCCTGCAGAAATTTGTTCAAGATCCTGAAAATCCAGGAATACTCTACAATCATGATAACGAGTACCTTAACTATCAAGATGACTG GTATATTTTGTCATCTCAAATTGAGAACAAACCAGATGACTATATATTCATCTACTACCGAGGAAGAAACGATGCATGGGATGGCTATGGTGGTGCTGTCGTATACACAAGGAGTTCAGTTTTACCCGAATCCATTGTTCCTGAACTTGAAAAAACGGCAAAGAGTGTAGGAAGAGACTTCAGCAAGTTCATTAGAACCGATAACACATGTGGACCAGAGCCTTCGATTGTGGAGAGGCTGGAGAAAAAAGTAGAGGAAGGAGAGAAAACCATTGTGAGGGAAGTTGAAGAGTTGGAAGAAGAGGTAGAGAAGGTTGGGAAAACCGAAATGAACTTGTTACAGAAGTTGGCAGAAGGGTTCAAAATTTttcaagaagatgaagaaaatttcTTAAGAGGGCTATCTAAGGAAGAAATGGAGATACTCAACAGCCTCAAATTGGAAGCTGATGAAGTAGAAAAGCTCTTTGGACGTGCCTTGCCACTGAGGAAACTAAGATAA